CTGGACGTGCCGGACCTCAAGGCGCCCGCGCTGCGGTTCACCACCGACGACGCGGGCAGCGGCGACGGCGCGATCGTCGCGGGCTTCCCGGAGAACGGGGCGTACGACGTGCGTGCCGCACGCGTGCGTGGCCGCATCACGGCCAACGGCCCGGACATCTACCACCGCGGCACGGTCCGCCGCGACGTCTACTCCCTCTACGCGACCGTCCGCCAGGGCAACTCCGGCGGCCCGCTGCTCACCCCCGACGGCAGGGTCAACGGCGTCGTCTTCGCCAAGTCCCTCGACGACGCCGAGACGGGTTACGCGCTGACCGTGGACGAGATCCAGGAGGACATCACCAAGGGGCGCACCGCGAACCGGCAGGTGGGCAGCGACAGCTGCGCGCTCTAGCCAGGAACGGCTGGGAAACGGCAGCGTCGGGGCGTCACTCGCGAGGGTGACGCCTCAGTCGCGTGTGTGGCGCAGACGTACGGAGACCCAGCGGGCCCGGCGGCGGAGGATGCGCGGAATCCCGACCCTGGGATCCGCGGTCGCCATCTGCGGTGCGCCGCTTCGCTGGTGGGGGTTCGCACCGCCCGCCGAGCGGCGATTGCGGCTTGCGTCACTGTAGTCGTGCGTCCAGCCCATACCCCGACGTGTGCCCCCGCCTCATGGTCGATAACCGCCCCCGGGGCGCCCAATTGGCCTATGCGCCAGGCAATTGGCCGTTCGTAGGACAAGCGTTCACGTGCGGGCGCCGGCCGCGGTCACGCGGTCACCGATCGGGTTCCGGATCCTTCAGCCAGTTGATGAGCTCCGAGGAGAACGCGACCGGGTCCTCCTCGTGCGGGAAGTGGCCGAGGCCGTCGAACAGGCGCCAGCGATAGGGGGCTTCGACGTACTCGCCGGATCCGGCCGCGCTGCGCGTGCGCATCACGGGGTCGAGCGAGCCGTGCAGATGGAGCGTCGGCACGCGCACGGGCCGCTTCATACGGCGGTTGAACTGGATGCCGTCCGGGCGGGCCAGGGAGCGCACCATCCAGCGGTACGGCTCGACCGCGCAGTGCGCCGCGGAGGGGATGCACATCGCGCGGCGGTACGTCTGGAGCGCCTCTTCCTCCGGCGGGCGCGGCCCGGACCAGTCCTGGATCAGCCGGGCCACGAGCTCCCCGTCGTCGGCGGTGAGCTGCCGCTCCGGGATCCAGGGCCGCTGGAACCCCCAGATGTGTGAGCCGGCGCGGGTCTGCTTGACGTCTCGCAGCATGGCCGAGCGCCAGCGCCGCGGATGCGGCATGGACTCCACCGCCAGCCGCCGCACCAGCTTGGGGCGCATCGCGGCGGCCGTCCACGCGAGGTATCCGCCCAGGTCGTGGCCGACCAGCGCGGCGTCCGGCTCGCCGAGCGAGCGGATGACGCCGGTGACGTCGAGCGCGAGGTTGGCGGGGTCGTAACCGCGCGGTGTACGGTCGCTGCCCCCGACGCCCCGCAGGTCCATGGCGACGGCCCGGAAGCCCGCGTCGGCGAGCGCCACCAACTGGTGCCGCCAGGTCCACCAGAACTGCGGGAAGCCGTGCAGCAGCAGCACCAGCGGCCCGTCGCCCAGCTCGGCGATGTGGAAGCGGGCGCCGTTGGCGGCGACGTCGCGATGGTTCCAGGGGCCGTCCAGCAGCACGGCCGAGGCCGGTTGTGCCGGGGGAGTGGCGGGGTCGGTCATGACGACGAGCGTGCCACAACGTCGATGACCTCGGGGACCCGGTCCTTCGCAAGCTCCGGACGCGGGTGCGGCTTGGCCTTCTGCAGGACGCCCGCGGTCTCCTTCATGGAGGCGGCGACCTTCTGCGGGCCCTTGCTCTTCTTGGCCTTCTTCGCGAAGACCACGCCGATCAGCGCGAGCACGACCGCGACCAGTACGTTCGCCGCGAAGGACAGCAGGAAGCAGATCGCGAGGTTCCAGTCGCTCCAGGTGCGGATGCCGTACGCCAGCGCGAAGTTCAGCATCGGCAGGGAGAACAGCAGTACCGCCCCCGCCATCGAGAAGGCGCCGCCGCTGGTCGCGCCGCGCTTCACGTCCTGCTTGAGCTGCGCCTTCGCCAGCGCGATCTCGTCGTGCACCAGTGCCGACATTTCCGCCGTCGCCGAGGCGAACAGCTGGCCGATGGTGCGTTCGGCGCCGACCGGGCTGCCGTCGGGTGCGCTCATCGCGGTCTCCCTCTTCTGCGTACGGTCCGATGTCCGCGTCTTTGCCTGACCGGCCACAGTCGTCCGACTGCGTACGGCCTGACTGCGTACGGTCCCGTCCTTTGTACCGTCCCGTCAGATCATGCCGGACGGTGGTGGTCATCGCCTGCCCCGCCCGGTACTTCGGCAAGCCCGTGCCGCGCGACTGCCTTCTCCTGGGCGATCCGGCGGTGTTCGGCGGCCTTGCGTTCGTAGACATCGGCCAGCCGCAGGTGGTACGCCGGGTCGTCCTCCTCGTAGATGTCCGGGATGCCGTCGAGGTCCTCGTCGCGTTCCTCGGCCTCCCACAGGCGGCGGTACTTGGCGTTGCGGATCTTCAGCAGGACCGTCGCGAGTGTCGCGGCGATGAGCGAGCCCAGCAGCACGGCGGCCTTGACCTCGCCGGTCATCGTCTGGTCGCCCTCAAAGGCGAGGTCACCGATGAGCAGCGAGACGGTGAAGCCGATGCCGGCGAGACTCGCCACCGCGAACACGTCCCCCCAGGCGAGATCCTCGCTGAGCGAGGCCCGGGTGAAACGGGCCGTCAGCCATGTCCCGCCGAAGATGCCGAGCGTCTTGCCGAGCACCAGCCCGAGGACGACACCGAGG
This region of Streptomyces caelestis genomic DNA includes:
- a CDS encoding alpha/beta fold hydrolase, with protein sequence MTDPATPPAQPASAVLLDGPWNHRDVAANGARFHIAELGDGPLVLLLHGFPQFWWTWRHQLVALADAGFRAVAMDLRGVGGSDRTPRGYDPANLALDVTGVIRSLGEPDAALVGHDLGGYLAWTAAAMRPKLVRRLAVESMPHPRRWRSAMLRDVKQTRAGSHIWGFQRPWIPERQLTADDGELVARLIQDWSGPRPPEEEALQTYRRAMCIPSAAHCAVEPYRWMVRSLARPDGIQFNRRMKRPVRVPTLHLHGSLDPVMRTRSAAGSGEYVEAPYRWRLFDGLGHFPHEEDPVAFSSELINWLKDPEPDR
- a CDS encoding phage holin family protein; the encoded protein is MSAPDGSPVGAERTIGQLFASATAEMSALVHDEIALAKAQLKQDVKRGATSGGAFSMAGAVLLFSLPMLNFALAYGIRTWSDWNLAICFLLSFAANVLVAVVLALIGVVFAKKAKKSKGPQKVAASMKETAGVLQKAKPHPRPELAKDRVPEVIDVVARSSS